The following proteins come from a genomic window of Athalia rosae chromosome 1, iyAthRosa1.1, whole genome shotgun sequence:
- the LOC105687013 gene encoding protein LZIC-like: MTSHGKAETERLKKNLEEQLDRLVQQLEDLEECRSELEQSEYDETKAETMEQLRDFNESLQRMISGDMTLVDHLGAMQLATQAAISAAFKTPAVIRMFGKREPGQLRERLSQVERDTKLGKLTKEASERQRGEILNALRQLGEKLNQSELQLIEKLSPDLAVDGNYVHVVPNSEKGKIALALAGKEIRENEST; this comes from the exons ATGACTTCTCATGGCAAAGCGGAAACTGAAAGACTAAAAAAGAATCTTGAAGAACAATTAGACAGACTTGTGCAACAGCTAGAAGACTTGGAAGAATGCCG AAGTGAACTAGAACAGTCTGAATACGATGAGACAAAGGCTGAAACCATGGAGCAACTCAGAGATTTTAACGAAAGTCTGCAGCGAATGATCTCAGGGGATATGACTCTCGTCGATCACCTTGGAGCAATGCAGCTG GCGACACAAGCTGCAATTAGTGCAGCCTTCAAGACCCCTGCAGTTATCAGAATGTTTGGTAAGCGTGAACCAGGACAACTTAGGGAACGTTTGTCTCAAGTCGAGCGAGACACAAAGCTTGGAAAGTTGACCAAAGAAGCTAGTGAGAGACAGCGTGGTGAGATTCTCAACGCTCTGAGGCAGTTAGGAGAAAAGTTGAATCAATCCGAACTAcagttaattgaaaaattatccccTGATTTGGCTGTTGATGGCAATTATGTCCACGTAgtcccaaattccgaaaaaggcAAAATAGCTTTGGCTCTTGctggaaaagaaataagagagaatGAATCTACTTGA